In Gammaproteobacteria bacterium, the following are encoded in one genomic region:
- the moaA gene encoding GTP 3',8-cyclase MoaA: MGIVSAQSELRDHYQRPLTDLRISVTDRCNLRCTYCMPKKPNGERYNFLPKEDLLSFNEITRVVNVLAQKGLQKIRITGGEPLLRKDLDQLIASIKSIDGIKEVALTTNGVFLSEQIDALVDAGLDRVTLSLDAIDQDLLNRISGRTVDLEKVYAGLDATLQKDLKLKVNTVIQRGVNDDHFMHVLQRFRGTAVEVRLIEFMDVGGLNQWQLDKVVPSRELIQKIEQKWPLEMLGRQQSSDVANRYRYADGQGTLGFISSISQPFCGHCSRARLSSEGILYTCLFANTGLLIRDKLRDGLSDDELQELLTQHWQQRRDRYSEERMTKPGRAHAESEKIEMFYIGG; encoded by the coding sequence ATTGGCATAGTGTCTGCACAGTCAGAGCTGCGCGACCATTATCAACGGCCTTTGACCGACCTGCGTATCTCGGTGACCGACCGGTGTAATTTGCGTTGCACCTATTGCATGCCCAAAAAACCCAATGGCGAACGTTACAACTTTCTACCTAAGGAAGACTTGTTAAGTTTTAACGAGATCACACGTGTGGTCAATGTTCTGGCGCAAAAAGGCTTGCAAAAAATTCGCATAACCGGTGGCGAACCTTTGTTACGCAAAGATCTGGATCAACTGATCGCTAGCATTAAAAGCATAGACGGCATCAAGGAAGTGGCACTCACCACGAATGGCGTGTTCTTGTCGGAACAGATCGATGCCTTGGTGGATGCCGGCCTGGATCGTGTGACCTTGAGTCTGGATGCCATCGACCAGGATCTTTTGAACCGCATCAGCGGGCGTACCGTCGACCTGGAAAAAGTATACGCAGGACTGGATGCAACATTACAAAAAGACTTGAAGCTTAAAGTCAACACAGTCATCCAGCGTGGCGTGAATGATGACCACTTTATGCATGTGCTGCAACGCTTTCGCGGAACCGCCGTGGAAGTTCGCCTGATCGAGTTCATGGATGTTGGCGGACTCAATCAGTGGCAACTGGACAAAGTGGTGCCATCCAGGGAACTGATACAAAAAATTGAACAAAAGTGGCCACTGGAAATGCTGGGACGTCAGCAAAGCTCCGATGTTGCCAATCGCTATCGTTATGCCGACGGGCAAGGCACGTTGGGTTTTATCTCTTCGATCTCGCAACCATTTTGTGGACACTGTTCACGCGCCCGATTATCCTCGGAAGGTATTTTGTACACCTGTTTGTTTGCCAATACCGGATTGTTGATACGCGATAAATTACGCGATGGCTTGAGCGATGACGAGTTACAAGAATTATTGACCCAGCACTGGCAACAACGCCGCGACCGCTACAGTGAAGAACGCATGACAAAACCCGGGCGTGCACATGCGGAGTCTGAGAAAATAGAAATGTTTTACATAGGTGGATAA
- the moaC gene encoding cyclic pyranopterin monophosphate synthase MoaC, whose protein sequence is MNMLEKKTLSHIDSKGQASMVDVSGKTATQRSASAQARVVFPQDVYQQLLETSGQTAKGSIIDTAVIAGVMAAKKTHELIPFCHPLALDNCKLDIRFGDNESVEIRCTAKVTHKTGVEMEALTGAAVAALTIYDMCKALSHDIVIENICLLSKTGGKSDFQKG, encoded by the coding sequence ATAAACATGTTGGAGAAAAAGACTCTTAGTCATATTGACAGTAAAGGCCAAGCGAGCATGGTTGACGTATCGGGCAAAACCGCCACGCAACGCAGCGCCAGCGCACAAGCGCGGGTCGTTTTTCCTCAAGACGTTTACCAACAACTGCTTGAAACATCAGGGCAGACGGCCAAAGGCTCTATTATTGATACCGCCGTCATCGCCGGGGTCATGGCGGCAAAAAAAACCCATGAACTCATCCCGTTCTGTCACCCGCTCGCTCTGGATAACTGCAAACTGGATATCCGCTTTGGCGATAACGAGAGTGTTGAAATACGCTGTACGGCTAAAGTGACCCACAAAACCGGGGTGGAAATGGAAGCCCTGACCGGCGCCGCGGTTGCGGCCTTGACCATTTATGACATGTGCAAGGCTCTGTCGCATGACATCGTGATCGAAAATATTTGCCTGCTGTCAAAAACCGGTGGCAAAAGTGATTTTCAAAAAGGTTAA
- a CDS encoding molybdopterin molybdotransferase MoeA, whose amino-acid sequence MITVSTAVQLIQEQTPQIDCEELGFKHLDGRVLAEDILAKRPQPPFDRVTMDGIAINSDDWKAMQPEFTLQATQFAGEAAITLKAGFCIEIMTGAVVPLNADCVIPIEQLDKTETGYRIKDAFNSRKHVAPGSNIHYQGSDHLENAVLIPVNTKLKASHIACLVSAGYAQAKVKIQPKIAVVMTGDELVKAGEPIKDHQIYASNGTALTSLLKMHHYTRVNEFILGDDAKVLTTALQAILKQHDFVITTGGVSMGQKDQLPQVFKDLGVTCHFHTVAQKPGKPMWYGTHNKTQVFGLPGNPVSAMITARRYILTALDNVNGLKRRTQMVRLSEDINFKPALTYFLPVKILYDQEARYAEPVAFNTSGDTVSLTRSDGFVELDANTVQFNAGDIVRFFPW is encoded by the coding sequence ATGATCACAGTCAGTACAGCTGTACAACTTATCCAGGAACAAACACCGCAAATCGATTGCGAAGAGCTAGGCTTTAAGCATCTGGACGGTCGCGTATTGGCCGAAGACATTCTCGCCAAACGTCCGCAACCGCCTTTTGACCGGGTCACCATGGATGGCATTGCAATAAACAGCGATGACTGGAAAGCTATGCAGCCGGAATTTACCCTCCAGGCCACCCAGTTTGCCGGTGAAGCGGCAATCACACTGAAGGCAGGTTTTTGTATCGAGATCATGACCGGAGCGGTTGTACCGCTTAATGCCGATTGTGTGATACCGATTGAGCAACTGGATAAAACCGAAACGGGATACAGAATCAAGGATGCGTTCAATTCCAGAAAACATGTTGCTCCCGGGTCAAACATTCATTATCAAGGCAGCGATCATCTTGAAAATGCGGTACTGATCCCGGTCAATACCAAACTCAAAGCCAGTCATATAGCCTGTTTAGTATCCGCGGGCTACGCGCAAGCCAAAGTCAAGATCCAGCCAAAGATCGCCGTGGTGATGACCGGTGATGAACTGGTCAAAGCAGGAGAACCGATCAAGGATCACCAGATCTATGCCAGTAATGGTACGGCTCTCACCAGTTTGTTAAAGATGCATCACTACACCAGAGTGAATGAATTTATTCTGGGCGATGACGCAAAAGTTTTAACAACCGCTCTGCAAGCCATTCTTAAGCAGCACGATTTCGTGATCACTACCGGTGGTGTCTCCATGGGGCAAAAAGATCAATTACCGCAGGTCTTCAAGGATCTGGGCGTCACCTGTCACTTCCACACCGTGGCACAAAAACCGGGCAAGCCCATGTGGTACGGCACCCACAATAAAACCCAGGTATTTGGTTTGCCGGGTAATCCGGTTTCGGCCATGATCACGGCAAGACGCTATATTCTTACGGCCCTGGATAATGTTAATGGGCTAAAACGGCGCACCCAAATGGTCCGTTTGAGTGAAGATATAAATTTCAAACCTGCTCTGACCTATTTTCTACCGGTCAAGATACTCTACGACCAAGAAGCTCGCTATGCCGAACCCGTGGCATTCAACACCTCGGGAGACACCGTCAGCCTGACCCGCAGTGATGGTTTTGTGGAGTTGGATGCAAACACTGTCCAGTTTAATGCCGGCGATATTGTGAGATTCTTCCCGTGGTGA
- a CDS encoding molybdenum cofactor guanylyltransferase: MTTPDANNNVIGLVLAGGQSTRMGEDKALIDYHGKTQLESSVELLSEFCPEVFVSVSQANQNEETRQQFPTLVDDPDVQGPLAGIISAFRQFPNQTFLVVACDLPLLNRETLQYLLSQRDPGKQATAFISEFDGLPEPLCAIWEPDIVANIQAAIENGKSCPRKVLLNSDIQLIALPYQHALDNINTPDERDALSQS; this comes from the coding sequence ATGACAACACCTGACGCCAACAACAATGTGATCGGTCTGGTGCTGGCCGGCGGGCAAAGCACCCGCATGGGCGAAGACAAGGCCCTGATCGATTACCATGGCAAGACTCAGCTGGAGTCCAGCGTCGAACTGTTAAGCGAATTTTGCCCGGAAGTGTTTGTATCAGTCAGTCAGGCAAATCAAAATGAGGAGACCCGACAGCAATTCCCGACCTTGGTAGACGACCCGGATGTGCAGGGACCTTTAGCCGGTATCATCAGTGCTTTTAGACAATTTCCCAATCAGACCTTTTTGGTGGTGGCCTGCGACTTGCCTTTATTAAATCGGGAGACTTTACAATACTTACTCTCGCAACGCGATCCTGGCAAACAGGCAACCGCTTTTATAAGTGAATTCGACGGCTTGCCGGAACCCCTGTGTGCGATCTGGGAACCTGACATCGTGGCAAATATTCAGGCAGCGATAGAGAATGGCAAATCATGTCCCAGAAAAGTATTACTCAATTCAGACATCCAATTAATTGCCCTGCCGTATCAACATGCGCTGGATAACATTAATACCCCCGACGAAAGAGACGCGCTAAGTCAATCATGA